The proteins below come from a single Miscanthus floridulus cultivar M001 chromosome 1, ASM1932011v1, whole genome shotgun sequence genomic window:
- the LOC136493830 gene encoding plant UBX domain-containing protein 10-like has translation MAETVDDKVSYFQAVTGISDTDLCTEILAAHNWDLQLAVSSITANPSSPSASASTSSRGDAAPSAPLAANAEFVAPPPPMPLPPQQQQQPGIAWRLVTLPFYVVSGGVGLVAGTLRLGAWVAGGVLSRSLSLLGLAGQAGSGDRLLELPPSAAEAADFVAEFEREFGAGRGPRFVAQGFADALQLSQREFKLLFVYLHSPDHPDTPAFCGGSLCAEPVAAFIDENFVAWGGSIRRTEGFKMSNSLNASRFPFCAVVMASTNQRIMLLQQVEGSKSPEEMITILQRVVEECATSLVAARIEAEERLNNQRLREEQDAAYGAALEADQARERERIEELERREREAAEAERKRKEEEEALARAAQEAAEKEAALARRRQEKAMALGAEPEKGPGVTRVLIRFPTGERKERRFHSSSTVTSLYDYVDSLDCLKAEKYSLVSNFPRVTYGPEKHSLTLEEAGLHPQASLFIEIEQ, from the exons ATGGCCGAGACCGTCGACGACAAGGTCAGCTACTTCCAGGCCGTCACCGGCATCTCCGACACGGACCTCTGCACGGAGATCCTCGCCGCGCACAACTGGGACCTTCAGCTCGCGGTGTCCTCCATCACTGCCAACCCCTCCTCGCCCTCCGCCTCGGCCTCCACCTCCTCACGCGGCGACGCGGCCCCTTCCGCCCCGCTGGCGGCTAATGCGGAGTTCGTCGCGCCCCCGCCGCCGATGCCGCTGCcgccccagcagcagcagcagccggggATCGCGTGGAGGCTGGTGACGCTCCCCTTCTACGTGGTCTCGGGCGGGGTCGGCCTCGTCGCCGGCACCTTACGCCTTGGCGCCTGGGTCGCCGGGGGCGTGCTGTcccgctccctctccctcctcggCCTCGCTGGCCAGGCCGGCAGCGGCGACCGCCTGCTGGAGTTGCCGCCGTCAGCTGCCGAGGCGGCCGACTTCGTCGCCGAGTTCGAGCGCGAGTTTGGCGCTGGCCGCGGCCCGCGCTTCGTGGCCCAGGGGTTCGCTGATGCGCTGCAGCTATCGCAGCGGGAGTTCAAGCTTCTGTTCGTGTACCTCCACTCCCCTGATCACCCGGATACCCCTGCCTTCTGCGGTGGCTCCCTCTGCGCTGAGCCCGTCGCAGCCTTTATAGATGAGAACTTCGTTGCGTGGGGTGGTAGCATCAGAAGGACTGAAGGGTTCAAGATGAGCAACAGCCTGAATGCGTCCAGGTTCCCGTTTTGTGCTGTGGTCATGGCTTCTACGAACCAGAGAATCATGCTATTGCAGCAG GTTGAAGGGTCTAAATCACCTGAAGAGATGATAACAATTCTTCAACGTGTTGTTGAAGAATGCGCTACATCACTCGTTGCTGCTAGGATTGAAGCTGAAGAGAGACTAAACAACCAACGTTTGCGTGAGGAACAAGATGCTGCTTACGGAGCTGCACTTGAAGCTGACCAG GCCAGGGAACGTGAAAGGATAGAGGAACTGGAAAGACGTGAAAGAGAGGCTGCAGAGGCTGAGAGAAAgcgcaaggaagaggaggaagcttTAGCAAGGGCAGCCCAAGAAGCAGCTGAAAAGGAAGCTGCTCTTGCAAGGAGGAGGCAAGAGAAGGCCATGGCTCTTGGAGCTGAACCTGAGAAAGGACCAGGTGTTACTCGG GTTCTCATAAGATTCCCAACTGGAGAGCGCAAAGAGCGGAGATTCCACAGTTCTTCAACCGTCACTTCCCTCTATGACTACGTCGATTCTTTAGATTGCTTGAAAGCAGAGAAGTACAGCCTAGTTTCGAATTTCCCACGCGTCACATATGGTCCAGAGAAGCACTCCCTGACACTGGAGGAAGCAGGCTTGCATCCACAGGCGAGCCTGTTTATCGAGATAGAACAATGA
- the LOC136493840 gene encoding ent-copalyl diphosphate synthase 2, chloroplastic-like isoform X3 gives MGLRSPMLPAAKATANSGSQWCTVVAGPWSSRIKKDVKRCGVHMAGRWRARAQVPDTSESAVAKGSLTPIIGNVKWPADLHDLDNHQVISEVHGTDAGPLIDQIRAMLRSMNDGDISISAYDTAWVALVPRLDGGEGAEFPAAVQWIVNNQLPDGSWGDADLFSAYDRLINTLGCVVTLTKWSLEPEMCNKGLSFLNQNMWKLAVEDEESMPIGFELAFPSLIEIAKSLGVDFPYDHQALQGIYSSREIKTKRIPKEVMHTVPTTILYSLEGMPGLDWAKLLKLQSSDGSFLFSPAATAYALMNTGDKKCFDYIDRTVKKFNGGVPNVYPVDLFEPIWAVDRLERLGISRYFQQEIEECMDYVNRHFTEEGICWARNSDVKEVDDTAMAFRLLRLHGYSVSPDVFKNFEKDGEFFCVVGQSTQAVTGMYDLNRASQISFPGEDILHRAGTFSYEFLRQREAEGALRDKWIISKDLPGEVIYTLDFPWYGNLPRVEARDYLEQYGGGDDVWIGKMLYRMPLVNNNVYLELARMDFNYCQALHRLEWQGLKKLNTNGNDAILVRALLQLTDSLAQEAQPIHEGPEYIHKLLRSAWTEWITEKTNIEDNVYNESNTVKQGSCMVHDKQTCLLLVQMVEICAGRVGEAGSLINNKNGDRIIQLTGSICDSLNQKMLLSQDPKKNGELIRRVDDEIKLHMREFVQYLLRFCEKPNNSETRQTFLSIVKSCYYATHCPPHMVDRHISRVIFEPVFPK, from the exons GTCCATGGAGTTCCCGCATCAAGAAGGATGTAAAACGATGTGGTGTGCATATGGCCGGCCGGTGGAGGGCCCGGGCCCAAGTGCCGGACACCAGCGAATCAGCCGTCGCCAAAG GTTCACTAACACCCATCATCGGAAACGTGAAATGGCCTGCGGATCTGCATGACCTTGATAACCACCAAGTTATTTCTGAG GTTCATGGGACAGACGCTGGACCACTGATCGATCAGATTAGGGCAATGCTGAGATCAATGAACGATGGGGACATCAGCATCTCAGCATACGACACGGCTTGGGTTGCTTTGGTACCCAGGCTGGACGGCGGCGAGGGCGCCGAGTTTCCGGCCGCCGTCCAGTGGATCGTAAACAATCAGCTCCCGGATGGCTCCTGGGGCGATGCAGACTTGTTCTCCGCCTACGACCGTCTGATAAACACGCTTGGGTGTGTTGTCACGCTCACAAAATGGTCTCTTGAGCCTGAAATGTGCAACAAAG GGCTCTCTTTTCTCAATCAGAACATGTGGAAGTTAGCGGTGGAAGACGAAGAGTCGATGCCGATTGGTTTCGagcttgcattcccttctctcaTTGAAATAGCAAAGAGTTTGGGCGTTGACTTCCCGTATGATCACCAAGCTCTACAGGGAATATACTCGAGTAGAGAAATCAAGACGAAgag GATTCCTAAGGAAGTGATGCATACAGTTCCTACAACAATTCTTTATAGCCTTGAAGGAATGCCTGGACTAGACTGGGCAAAGCTTCTAAAGCTGCAATCAAGCGATGGATCCTTCTTGTTTTCTCCTGCAGCCACTGCATATGCTCTTATGAATACTGGTGACAAGAAGTGCTTCGACTATATTGATAGGACAGTGAAGAAATTCAATGGAGGAG TGCCCAACGTCTACCCTGTGGATCTTTTTGAGCCCATATGGGCTGTTGATCGATTGGAGCGTCTCGGGATCTCTCGTTACTTTCAGCAAGAGATTGAAGAATGCATGGACTATGTGAACAG GCACTTTACTGAAGAAGGAATCTGCTGGGCTAGGAACTCTGATGTGAAGGAAGTGGATGACACAGCTATGGCTTTCCGACTGCTACGGCTTCATGGATATAGTGTGTCACCAG ATGTGTTCAAGAACTTTGAGAAGGATGGGGAGTTCTTTTGCGTTGTTGGGCAGTCGACTCAAGCAGTCACAGGGATGTATGACCTCAATAGGGCCTCTCAGATAAGTTTTCCAGGAGAGGATATTTTGCACCGTGCTGGGACTTTCTCATATGAGTTTCTTAGGCAAAGAGAAGCCGAAGGAGCGCTTCGTGACAAATGGATTATATCTAAGGATCTACCTGGCGAG GTAATATATACACTGGATTTTCCTTGGTATGGAAACTTGCCACGTGTAGAGGCAAGAGACTATCTAGAACAGTATGGTGGTGGTGATGATGTCTGGATCGGAAAGATGCTCTACAG GATGCCTCTTGTGAATAACAATGTATATCTTGAGTTGGCAAGAATGGACTTCAATTATTGCCAAGCTCTTCATCGGCTTGAGTGGCAAGGGCTGAAAAA GCTTAACACAAATGGAAATGATGCTATTCTTGTGAGGGCACTTCTGCAGCTTACTGATTCGTTAGCACAAGAAGCGCAACCGATTCATGAAGGTCCAGAGTACATCCACAAACTATTGAGATCAGCT TGGACCGAATGGATAACGGAGAAGACAAATATAGAAGACAACGTATATAATGAATCCAATACTGTGAAACAAGGATCATGCATGGTTCATGACAAGCAAACATGTTTACTTTTAGTTCAAATGGTTGAGATTTGTGCTGGGCGAGTTGGTGAGGCTGGATCATTGATAAACAACAAAAATGGTGATCGAATTATTCAACTCACAGGATCTATATGTGACAGTCTTAACCAAAAGATGCTACTATCTCAG GATCCCAAGAAGAATGGAGAATTAATAAGACGTGTTGATGATGAAATAAAGTTGCATATGCGAGAATTTGTTCAATATCTTCTGAGATTCTGTGAGAAACCCAATAACAGCGAGACCAGGCAAACCTTTTTGAGTATTGTGAAAAGTTGTTACTATGCTACTCATTGTCCACCACATATGGTGGATAGACACATTTCCAGAGTTATTTTTGAGCCTGTTTTCCCAAAATAG
- the LOC136493840 gene encoding ent-copalyl diphosphate synthase 2, chloroplastic-like isoform X1 has product MGLRSPMLPAAKATANSGSQWCTVVAGPWSSRIKKDVKRCGVHMAGRWRARAQVPDTSESAVAKGSLTPIIGNVKWPADLHDLDNHQVISEVHGTDAGPLIDQIRAMLRSMNDGDISISAYDTAWVALVPRLDGGEGAEFPAAVQWIVNNQLPDGSWGDADLFSAYDRLINTLGCVVTLTKWSLEPEMCNKGLSFLNQNMWKLAVEDEESMPIGFELAFPSLIEIAKSLGVDFPYDHQALQGIYSSREIKTKRIPKEVMHTVPTTILYSLEGMPGLDWAKLLKLQSSDGSFLFSPAATAYALMNTGDKKCFDYIDRTVKKFNGGVPNVYPVDLFEPIWAVDRLERLGISRYFQQEIEECMDYVNRHFTEEGICWARNSDVKEVDDTAMAFRLLRLHGYSVSPDVFKNFEKDGEFFCVVGQSTQAVTGMYDLNRASQISFPGEDILHRAGTFSYEFLRQREAEGALRDKWIISKDLPGEVIYTLDFPWYGNLPRVEARDYLEQYGGGDDVWIGKMLYRMPLVNNNVYLELARMDFNYCQALHRLEWQGLKKWYNENRLMDFGVAQEDVLRAYFLAAASIYEPSRATERLAWARVAILANTISTHLHNNSSFRECLERSLHCPYEERDGSGLNTNGNDAILVRALLQLTDSLAQEAQPIHEGPEYIHKLLRSAWTEWITEKTNIEDNVYNESNTVKQGSCMVHDKQTCLLLVQMVEICAGRVGEAGSLINNKNGDRIIQLTGSICDSLNQKMLLSQDPKKNGELIRRVDDEIKLHMREFVQYLLRFCEKPNNSETRQTFLSIVKSCYYATHCPPHMVDRHISRVIFEPVFPK; this is encoded by the exons GTCCATGGAGTTCCCGCATCAAGAAGGATGTAAAACGATGTGGTGTGCATATGGCCGGCCGGTGGAGGGCCCGGGCCCAAGTGCCGGACACCAGCGAATCAGCCGTCGCCAAAG GTTCACTAACACCCATCATCGGAAACGTGAAATGGCCTGCGGATCTGCATGACCTTGATAACCACCAAGTTATTTCTGAG GTTCATGGGACAGACGCTGGACCACTGATCGATCAGATTAGGGCAATGCTGAGATCAATGAACGATGGGGACATCAGCATCTCAGCATACGACACGGCTTGGGTTGCTTTGGTACCCAGGCTGGACGGCGGCGAGGGCGCCGAGTTTCCGGCCGCCGTCCAGTGGATCGTAAACAATCAGCTCCCGGATGGCTCCTGGGGCGATGCAGACTTGTTCTCCGCCTACGACCGTCTGATAAACACGCTTGGGTGTGTTGTCACGCTCACAAAATGGTCTCTTGAGCCTGAAATGTGCAACAAAG GGCTCTCTTTTCTCAATCAGAACATGTGGAAGTTAGCGGTGGAAGACGAAGAGTCGATGCCGATTGGTTTCGagcttgcattcccttctctcaTTGAAATAGCAAAGAGTTTGGGCGTTGACTTCCCGTATGATCACCAAGCTCTACAGGGAATATACTCGAGTAGAGAAATCAAGACGAAgag GATTCCTAAGGAAGTGATGCATACAGTTCCTACAACAATTCTTTATAGCCTTGAAGGAATGCCTGGACTAGACTGGGCAAAGCTTCTAAAGCTGCAATCAAGCGATGGATCCTTCTTGTTTTCTCCTGCAGCCACTGCATATGCTCTTATGAATACTGGTGACAAGAAGTGCTTCGACTATATTGATAGGACAGTGAAGAAATTCAATGGAGGAG TGCCCAACGTCTACCCTGTGGATCTTTTTGAGCCCATATGGGCTGTTGATCGATTGGAGCGTCTCGGGATCTCTCGTTACTTTCAGCAAGAGATTGAAGAATGCATGGACTATGTGAACAG GCACTTTACTGAAGAAGGAATCTGCTGGGCTAGGAACTCTGATGTGAAGGAAGTGGATGACACAGCTATGGCTTTCCGACTGCTACGGCTTCATGGATATAGTGTGTCACCAG ATGTGTTCAAGAACTTTGAGAAGGATGGGGAGTTCTTTTGCGTTGTTGGGCAGTCGACTCAAGCAGTCACAGGGATGTATGACCTCAATAGGGCCTCTCAGATAAGTTTTCCAGGAGAGGATATTTTGCACCGTGCTGGGACTTTCTCATATGAGTTTCTTAGGCAAAGAGAAGCCGAAGGAGCGCTTCGTGACAAATGGATTATATCTAAGGATCTACCTGGCGAG GTAATATATACACTGGATTTTCCTTGGTATGGAAACTTGCCACGTGTAGAGGCAAGAGACTATCTAGAACAGTATGGTGGTGGTGATGATGTCTGGATCGGAAAGATGCTCTACAG GATGCCTCTTGTGAATAACAATGTATATCTTGAGTTGGCAAGAATGGACTTCAATTATTGCCAAGCTCTTCATCGGCTTGAGTGGCAAGGGCTGAAAAA ATGGTACAATGAGAATCGCCTTATGGATTTTGGAGTGGCACAAGAAGATGTTTTGAGAGCTTATTTTCTGGCCGCCGCTTCCATTTATGAACCAAGTCGTGCCACGGAGCGACTTGCATGGGCTAGAGTGGCAATACTTGCCAACACCATTTCTACTCATCTTCATAACAATTCATCATTCAGAGAATGCTTGGAACGTTCCTTGCATTGTCCCTATGAAGAAAGGGATGGATCAGG GCTTAACACAAATGGAAATGATGCTATTCTTGTGAGGGCACTTCTGCAGCTTACTGATTCGTTAGCACAAGAAGCGCAACCGATTCATGAAGGTCCAGAGTACATCCACAAACTATTGAGATCAGCT TGGACCGAATGGATAACGGAGAAGACAAATATAGAAGACAACGTATATAATGAATCCAATACTGTGAAACAAGGATCATGCATGGTTCATGACAAGCAAACATGTTTACTTTTAGTTCAAATGGTTGAGATTTGTGCTGGGCGAGTTGGTGAGGCTGGATCATTGATAAACAACAAAAATGGTGATCGAATTATTCAACTCACAGGATCTATATGTGACAGTCTTAACCAAAAGATGCTACTATCTCAG GATCCCAAGAAGAATGGAGAATTAATAAGACGTGTTGATGATGAAATAAAGTTGCATATGCGAGAATTTGTTCAATATCTTCTGAGATTCTGTGAGAAACCCAATAACAGCGAGACCAGGCAAACCTTTTTGAGTATTGTGAAAAGTTGTTACTATGCTACTCATTGTCCACCACATATGGTGGATAGACACATTTCCAGAGTTATTTTTGAGCCTGTTTTCCCAAAATAG
- the LOC136493840 gene encoding ent-copalyl diphosphate synthase 2, chloroplastic-like isoform X2 produces the protein MAGRWRARAQVPDTSESAVAKGSLTPIIGNVKWPADLHDLDNHQVISEVHGTDAGPLIDQIRAMLRSMNDGDISISAYDTAWVALVPRLDGGEGAEFPAAVQWIVNNQLPDGSWGDADLFSAYDRLINTLGCVVTLTKWSLEPEMCNKGLSFLNQNMWKLAVEDEESMPIGFELAFPSLIEIAKSLGVDFPYDHQALQGIYSSREIKTKRIPKEVMHTVPTTILYSLEGMPGLDWAKLLKLQSSDGSFLFSPAATAYALMNTGDKKCFDYIDRTVKKFNGGVPNVYPVDLFEPIWAVDRLERLGISRYFQQEIEECMDYVNRHFTEEGICWARNSDVKEVDDTAMAFRLLRLHGYSVSPDVFKNFEKDGEFFCVVGQSTQAVTGMYDLNRASQISFPGEDILHRAGTFSYEFLRQREAEGALRDKWIISKDLPGEVIYTLDFPWYGNLPRVEARDYLEQYGGGDDVWIGKMLYRMPLVNNNVYLELARMDFNYCQALHRLEWQGLKKWYNENRLMDFGVAQEDVLRAYFLAAASIYEPSRATERLAWARVAILANTISTHLHNNSSFRECLERSLHCPYEERDGSGLNTNGNDAILVRALLQLTDSLAQEAQPIHEGPEYIHKLLRSAWTEWITEKTNIEDNVYNESNTVKQGSCMVHDKQTCLLLVQMVEICAGRVGEAGSLINNKNGDRIIQLTGSICDSLNQKMLLSQDPKKNGELIRRVDDEIKLHMREFVQYLLRFCEKPNNSETRQTFLSIVKSCYYATHCPPHMVDRHISRVIFEPVFPK, from the exons ATGGCCGGCCGGTGGAGGGCCCGGGCCCAAGTGCCGGACACCAGCGAATCAGCCGTCGCCAAAG GTTCACTAACACCCATCATCGGAAACGTGAAATGGCCTGCGGATCTGCATGACCTTGATAACCACCAAGTTATTTCTGAG GTTCATGGGACAGACGCTGGACCACTGATCGATCAGATTAGGGCAATGCTGAGATCAATGAACGATGGGGACATCAGCATCTCAGCATACGACACGGCTTGGGTTGCTTTGGTACCCAGGCTGGACGGCGGCGAGGGCGCCGAGTTTCCGGCCGCCGTCCAGTGGATCGTAAACAATCAGCTCCCGGATGGCTCCTGGGGCGATGCAGACTTGTTCTCCGCCTACGACCGTCTGATAAACACGCTTGGGTGTGTTGTCACGCTCACAAAATGGTCTCTTGAGCCTGAAATGTGCAACAAAG GGCTCTCTTTTCTCAATCAGAACATGTGGAAGTTAGCGGTGGAAGACGAAGAGTCGATGCCGATTGGTTTCGagcttgcattcccttctctcaTTGAAATAGCAAAGAGTTTGGGCGTTGACTTCCCGTATGATCACCAAGCTCTACAGGGAATATACTCGAGTAGAGAAATCAAGACGAAgag GATTCCTAAGGAAGTGATGCATACAGTTCCTACAACAATTCTTTATAGCCTTGAAGGAATGCCTGGACTAGACTGGGCAAAGCTTCTAAAGCTGCAATCAAGCGATGGATCCTTCTTGTTTTCTCCTGCAGCCACTGCATATGCTCTTATGAATACTGGTGACAAGAAGTGCTTCGACTATATTGATAGGACAGTGAAGAAATTCAATGGAGGAG TGCCCAACGTCTACCCTGTGGATCTTTTTGAGCCCATATGGGCTGTTGATCGATTGGAGCGTCTCGGGATCTCTCGTTACTTTCAGCAAGAGATTGAAGAATGCATGGACTATGTGAACAG GCACTTTACTGAAGAAGGAATCTGCTGGGCTAGGAACTCTGATGTGAAGGAAGTGGATGACACAGCTATGGCTTTCCGACTGCTACGGCTTCATGGATATAGTGTGTCACCAG ATGTGTTCAAGAACTTTGAGAAGGATGGGGAGTTCTTTTGCGTTGTTGGGCAGTCGACTCAAGCAGTCACAGGGATGTATGACCTCAATAGGGCCTCTCAGATAAGTTTTCCAGGAGAGGATATTTTGCACCGTGCTGGGACTTTCTCATATGAGTTTCTTAGGCAAAGAGAAGCCGAAGGAGCGCTTCGTGACAAATGGATTATATCTAAGGATCTACCTGGCGAG GTAATATATACACTGGATTTTCCTTGGTATGGAAACTTGCCACGTGTAGAGGCAAGAGACTATCTAGAACAGTATGGTGGTGGTGATGATGTCTGGATCGGAAAGATGCTCTACAG GATGCCTCTTGTGAATAACAATGTATATCTTGAGTTGGCAAGAATGGACTTCAATTATTGCCAAGCTCTTCATCGGCTTGAGTGGCAAGGGCTGAAAAA ATGGTACAATGAGAATCGCCTTATGGATTTTGGAGTGGCACAAGAAGATGTTTTGAGAGCTTATTTTCTGGCCGCCGCTTCCATTTATGAACCAAGTCGTGCCACGGAGCGACTTGCATGGGCTAGAGTGGCAATACTTGCCAACACCATTTCTACTCATCTTCATAACAATTCATCATTCAGAGAATGCTTGGAACGTTCCTTGCATTGTCCCTATGAAGAAAGGGATGGATCAGG GCTTAACACAAATGGAAATGATGCTATTCTTGTGAGGGCACTTCTGCAGCTTACTGATTCGTTAGCACAAGAAGCGCAACCGATTCATGAAGGTCCAGAGTACATCCACAAACTATTGAGATCAGCT TGGACCGAATGGATAACGGAGAAGACAAATATAGAAGACAACGTATATAATGAATCCAATACTGTGAAACAAGGATCATGCATGGTTCATGACAAGCAAACATGTTTACTTTTAGTTCAAATGGTTGAGATTTGTGCTGGGCGAGTTGGTGAGGCTGGATCATTGATAAACAACAAAAATGGTGATCGAATTATTCAACTCACAGGATCTATATGTGACAGTCTTAACCAAAAGATGCTACTATCTCAG GATCCCAAGAAGAATGGAGAATTAATAAGACGTGTTGATGATGAAATAAAGTTGCATATGCGAGAATTTGTTCAATATCTTCTGAGATTCTGTGAGAAACCCAATAACAGCGAGACCAGGCAAACCTTTTTGAGTATTGTGAAAAGTTGTTACTATGCTACTCATTGTCCACCACATATGGTGGATAGACACATTTCCAGAGTTATTTTTGAGCCTGTTTTCCCAAAATAG